The Bubalus kerabau isolate K-KA32 ecotype Philippines breed swamp buffalo chromosome 16, PCC_UOA_SB_1v2, whole genome shotgun sequence genome includes a region encoding these proteins:
- the LOC129629805 gene encoding sodium/glucose cotransporter 1-like: MISPWQGFGWTAQLFSSSSALDVLVIVLYFLLVLGIALWVVMSCSRGTEEDFFLAGRSLVWWQIGAFLFASNIGTGHFMGLAGKGASSGIAVGAFEWNAVFILCALGWVFSPVYMKSGVVTLPRYLRKRFGGCRIQFLLAVLYLVIYIFSKISVEICTGAVFMRLVLGLDVYLATVVLLSVTGICSITGGFAAVVYTDLLHASFVVLGSVLLMGYAFNEIGGYQELESRYPEARPTVTWEGNWTAPMECFIPRADAFHIFRDAATGDIPWPGVVLGLSTISLYYWCADQIFVQGCLAGKNLSHVKGGCVLCGFLKLLPMFSIVMPGMISRVLYTDEVACAVPSECKKYCGIQASCSPIAYPLLVVELLPSGVRGLVVSALWASLTSSLTAVYSSASAVFTMDIYPQIRPTATKKELMITGRFFVIVLLAVSVAWVPALQVAHREQLFEYMHALLSYLTPPVAATFLLAIFCKRVTEQGAFWGLASGLAIGSCRMLSEFAYGPWSCSVNRKCPRIICGVHYLYFAMILFTISLVTVLGVSMFTVPIPDKHLHRLCWSLRNSQEERVDLDEDTEVKSPEPQAQPVPDMFVEDRGCLWKAWDVFCGLELLPSPKLAPEEVVVPETEQNDMAEGTAHGATSGGTEEREAPEERLLWSRALGLCGLLLVLLTVLCHIYFY; the protein is encoded by the exons GTGGTCATGTCGTGCAGTCGTGGGACAGAGGAAGACTTCTTTCTGGCTGGACGCAGCCTCGTGTGGTGGCAG ATAGGtgcttttctttttgcctccaaTATTGGCACTGGCCACTTTATGGGTCTGGCTGGAAAGGGGGCGTCTTCAGGCATCGCTGTTGGCGCCTTCGAGTGGAAC GCCGTGTTCATCCTCTGTGCTCTTGGCTGGGTGTTTTCTCCTGTTTATATGAAGTCTGGG GTAGTGACACTGCCCAGATACTTGAGGAAGAGGTTTGGTGGCTGCCGGATCCAGTTCCTCCTCGCTGTTCTGTACTTAGTCATCTATATCTTCAGTAAGATCTCG GTGGAGATCTGCACGGGCGCCGTGTTTATGAGGCTGGTTCTGGGGCTGGATGTTTACCTGGCCACCGTGGTCTTGCTGTCAGTCACCGGCATATGTTCCATCACAG GTGGTTTTGCAGCCGTGGTTTACACTGATCTCTTACATGCTAGCTTCGTGGTTCTGGGCTCTGTCTTGTTAATGGGCTATG CCTTTAACGAGATAGGCGGATACCAGGAGCTAGAGAGCAGGTACCCGGAGGCCAGGCCGACCGTCACCTGGGAAGGGAACTGGACTGCCCCCATGGAGTGCTTCATACCACGTGCGGACGCCTTCCATATTTTCCGAGACGCTGCCACTGGAGACATTCCCTGGCCTGGGGTCGTCCTCGGCCTCTCCACCATTTCCTTGTACTACTGGTGCGCCGACCAG ATTTTCGTCCAGGGCTGCCTGGCAGGGAAGAACTTGTCCCACGTGAAAGGCGGCTGCGTCTTGTGCGGGTTCCTGAAGCTGTTGCCCATGTTCAGCATCGTCATGCCAGGAATGATCAGCCGTGTCCTGTACACAG ATGAGGTGGCGTGTGCTGTGCCTTCAGAGTGTAAGAAGTACTGTGGCATCCAGGCCAGCTGCAGCCCCATCGCCTACCCCCTACTGGTGGTGGAGCTTCTGCCTAGCG GCGTCCGCGGCTTGGTGGTGTCTGCCCTCTGGGCCTCGCTCACGTCCTCCCTGACTGCCGTATACAGTAGTGCCAGCGCTGTGTTCACCATGGACATCTACCCCCAGATCCGGCCCACGGCCACTAAAAAGGAGCTCATGATAACAGGAAG GTTTTTTGTTATAGTCCTGCTCGCTGTCTCCGTCGCCTGGGTGCCTGCCCTGCAGGTGGCTCACAGGGAGCAGCTGTTTGAGTACATGCACGCGCTGCTGAGCTACCTGACGCCGCCCGTGGCCGCCACGTTCCTGCTGGCCATCTTCTGCAAGAGGGTCACTGAGCAG GGCGCCTTCTGGGGGCTGGCCAGCGGCCTTGCGATCGGCTCCTGTCGCATGCTGTCCGAGTTTGCCTATGGGCCCTGGAGCTGCTCCGTGAACAGGAAGTGCCCCCGGATCATCTGTGGCGTGCATTACCTCTACTTTGCCATGATCCTCTTCACCATCAGCCTCGTCACCGTCCTGGGCGTCTCCATGTTCACCGTGCCGATTCCAGACAAACAC CTCCACCGCCTCTGTTGGAGTTTGCGGAACAgccaggaggagagggtggaccTGGACGAGGACACAGAGGTGAAGAGCCCCGAGCCCCAGGCACAGCCAG TTCCAGACATGTTCGTAGAGGACAGGGGCTGCCTCTGGAAGGCCTGGGATGTGTTCTGTGGCCTGGAGTTGCTGCCCAGCCCCAAGCTGGCCCCGGAAGAGGTGGTTGTGCCTGAGACGGAGCAGAATGACATGGCTGAAGGGACGGCGCACGGTGCCACGTCGGGAGGGACAGAGGAGAGGGAGGCGCCGGAGGAGCGGCTCCTCTGGAGCAGGGCGCTCGGCCTCTGCGGGCTCCTCCTGGTGCTGCTCACGGTGCTCTGCCACATCTACTTCTACTAG